The Apus apus isolate bApuApu2 chromosome 20, bApuApu2.pri.cur, whole genome shotgun sequence genome includes a region encoding these proteins:
- the TAS1R1 gene encoding taste receptor type 1 member 1, which translates to MPAPPLPALLCLCAAAASFSTRGDYRLAGLFPMHSPAPRAAARPLVDSCDDAATFKSHGYSLSQAMRFTVEEINNSSAILPNITLGYEIHDTCSEPANLHATLRVLIQKGRQEVELLPTFQHYEPQVVAVIGPDSTQLALTTAAVLGIFLVPEISYEASSEMLSLKRFYPSFLRTIPSDRQQVKAIFLLLQRFGWTWVVLLGSDNTYGRDGLEALYKLLTTSNICVAYRGIIPVNKDASSPELHNLVRILKDIRVNVTIVFSNRKSARSFFEVVVQKNITGMVWVGSEDWSLAPAIWQVPGIQSIGSVIGMSIEKTEPTMLERFESWKVAEGGAAAERAGSTGAGGGTGGDAQLDCTQSCTSCHLRAAVPNTYDAQASFNVYSAVYTVAHGLHDLLGCASGACSKGTVYPWQLLQKIKQVNFTLYKSHISFDANGDIQKGYDIIMWNWSGLSWAFNVIGTFSVNPDRLNIDQSKILWHTKDQQAPTSLCSEACQPGEKRLQRSRHRCCFSCVACPAGTFLNRSDLYSCQSCREDEWAPARSEACFNRTVEFLSWSEPMSWALLTPTVLLMLLIAGLALLFALNASTPVVKSAGGKMCFLMLGSLACACSSLFFYFGEPTRHTCLLRLPVFNISFTIFLSCMATRSFQIICIFKLNARWPALYEAWLRRGGPVLFIAASTAAQAGLCLALEAASPSEPRRDYGASAERVVLECGGVGRAAASAHTVLLSACCFALSYAGKDLPASYNEAKCLTCSLLLHLACSAAVLCTQGTFRGRGQGAAWVLGGLCKLGALLGGYFLPKAFVILLRPQHNTPQHFQTAIQSYTRRRDA; encoded by the exons atgcccgccccgccgctgcccgccctgctctgcctctgcgCGGCCGCCGCCTCCTTCTCCACCCGCGGCGATTACCGCCTGGCCGGTCTCTTCCCGATGCACTCCCCGGCGCCGCGGGCTGCTGCCCGGCCGCTGGTGGACAGCTGCGACGA TGCTGCCACCTTCAAGAGCCACGGctacagcctgtcccaggccaTGCGTTTCACCGTGGAGGAGATAAACAACTCCAGTGCCATCCTCCCCAACATCACCTTGGGCTATGAGATCCACGACACCTGCTCGGAGCCTGCCAACCTCCACGCCACGCTGCGTGTCCTCATccagaaaggcaggcaggaggtcGAGCTGCTCCCCACCTTCCAGCACTATGAGCCCCAGGTGGTGGCTGTCATCGGGCCTGACAGCACGCAGCTGGCTCTcaccacagcagctgtgctcGGCATCTTCCTTGTGCCAGAG ATTAGCTACGAAGCCTCCTCAGAGATGCTGAGCCTAAAGCGGTTCTACCCCTCGTTCCTGCGCACCATTCCCAGCGACAGGCAGCAAGTGAAGGccatcttcctgctgctgcagaggtttGGGTGGACCTGGGTCGTGCTGCTGGGCAGTGACAACACCTATGGCAGGGATGGCTTGGAAGCGCTCTACAAGCTGCTGACCACAAGCAACATCTGTGTTGCCTACCGAGGCATCATCCCTGTCAACAAGGACGCCAGCAGCCCAGAACTCCACAACTTGGTCAGAATCCTCAAGGACATCAGGGTCAATGTCACCATTGTCTTCTCCAACAGAAAAAGCGCCCGCTCTTTCTTTGAGGTGGTGGTCCAGAAGAACATCACGGGTATGGTGTGGGTGGGCTCTGAAGACTGGTCGTTAGCCCCAGCAATCTGGCAGGTACCTGGCATCCAGAGTATTGGCTCGGTGATTGGGATGTCAATTGAGAAGACAGAGCCCACAATGCTGGAACGCTTTGAATCGTGGAAGGTAGCAGagggaggtgctgcagctgaacGTGCTGGCAGCACGGGGGCAGGTGGGGGGACCGGAGGGGATGCCCAGCTGGACTGCACCCAGAGCTGCACCTCCTGCCACCTGCGTGCTGCTGTCCCCAACACGTATGATGCTCAAGCCTCCTTCAACGTGTACTCAGCTGTGTACACTGTGGCCCACGGGCTCCATgacctgctgggctgtgcctcGGGGGCCTGCAGCAAAGGCACAGTCTACCCCTGGCAG CTCCTACAAAAAATCAAGCAAGTAAATTTCACCCTGTACAAGAGCCACATCTCTTTTGACGCCAACGGGGACATTCAGAAAGGCTACGACATTATCATGTGGAACTGGAGTGGCCTGAGCTGGGCCTTCAATGTGATAGGAACTTTCAGCGTGAACCCAGACAGGTTGAACATCGACCAGAGCAAAATCCTGTGGCACACAAAAGATCAGCAG GCTCCCACCTCGCTGTGCTCCGAGGCCTGTCAACCGGGGGAGAAGCGGCTGCAGCGGAGCCGCCACCGATGCTGCTTCAGCTGCGTGGCCTGTCCAGCAGGAACCTTCCTGAACAGATCGG ACCTCTACAGCTGCCAGTCCTGCAGGGAAGACGAGTGGGCCCCAGCAAGGAGCGAAGCTTGCTTCAACCGGACCGTCGAGTTTCTCTCCTGGTCTGAGCCCATGTCCTGGGCACTGCTGACTCCCACCGTCCTCCTCATGCTGCTCATTGCAGGGCTGGCCCTCCTTTTTGCCCTGAATGCCTCCACACCAGTGGTCAAGTCTGCAGGCGGGAAGATGTGCTTCCTCATGCTGGGCTCTCTGGCCTGCGCCTGTAGCAGTCTCTTCTTCTACTTCGGGGAGCCCACCCGGCACACGTGCCTGCTGCGGCTCCCCGTCTTTAACATCAGTTTCACCATCTTCCTCTCGTGCATGGCAACACGCTCCTTCCAGATCATCTGCATCTTCAAGCTGAACGCGCGCTGGCCGGCCCTCTACGAGGCCTGGCTGCGGCGCGGGGGGCCGGTGCTCTTCATCGCTGCCAGCACGGCAGCCCAGGCGGGGCTGTGCCTGGCCCTGGAGGCCGCCAGCCCCTCGGAGCCGCGCAGGGACTACGGCGCGTCGGCCGAGCGGGTGGTGCTGGAGTGCGGCGGGGTGGGCCGGGCCGCCGCCAGCGCCCACACCGTGCTGCTCAGCGCCTGCTGCTTCGCCCTCAGCTACGCGGGCAAGGACCTGCCCGCCAGCTACAACGAGGCCAAGTGCCTCACCTGCAGCCTGCTCCTCCACCTCGCCTGCTCCGCCGCCGTCCTCTGCACGCAGGGCACCTTCCGCGGGCGCGGGCAGGGGGCGGCCTGGGTGCTGGGCGGCCTCTGCAAGCTCGGCGCCCTGCTGGGCGGCTACTTCCTCCCAAAGGCCTTCGTCATCCTGCTGCGGCCGCAGCACAACACACCCCAGCACTTCCAGACGGCGATCCAAAGCTACACGCGGCGCCGGGACGCCTGA
- the NOL9 gene encoding polynucleotide 5'-hydroxyl-kinase NOL9, which produces MPARRGPQPRRPRRASTRGGRAEAAWREFAASFARAGMVPPGEPGLAAVEAAEGAAVLLLAPRQALTFTGKCRLRCLYGAVRLLGFAVASHQPGLPVHSPATHCALTLQALPADRPPADPRQLRAAARAALRACCVRRQARVKVMAQFSPECAVVLLEHLDTPVTRFLLSHPPLARFLEPQKKEDPNFTPEDAVLASVGIVKCSPDHGLQVSESMALALEELIQACCAEDEGVPVVLVCGPKNTGKSTFNRYLINLLLNRLPSVEYMECDIGQTEFTPPGCVSLSNVTEPILGPPFTHQQMPRKMVYYGQTSCEQDTERYLDVVKYVFSSYKKEVPLVINTMGWVKGEGLLLLIDIIRLLSPSHIVQMDVYEWKAMAPLTPEHVHLTAGLYTKGKQQGKHKQMGVGGAENWTSSEEEGDASAPEYKLLYVHPEFPRAGVAGEVRVHSSILRDMSILGYLGQLQSPDIGAVIPLHGLVPYQVPFSAVALRVIHTDVAPSNIMYAVNASWVGLCRIPDEIRCQTDGPVLLTQTPVCDCLGFGIVRGVEMEKKLYHILTPVPPENLRLVNCLLLGNIAIPNCVLVGQQGVEGEIPYVTSDYNYSILGSGKLKKKKQSKRRQYTFECDYA; this is translated from the exons ATGCCCGCGCGGCgcggcccgcagccccgccggccccgccgggcctCGACCCGTGGGGGCCGCGCCGAGGCGGCCTGGAGGGAGTTCGCCGCCTCCTTCGCCCGCGCCGGCATGGTGCCGCCGGGCGAGCCGGGGCTGGCGGCCGTGGAGGCGGCGGAGGGCGCCGCggtcctgctgctggctccGCGGCAG GCGCTGACCTTCACGGGCAAGTGCCGCCTGCGCTGCCTCTACGGCGCCGTCCGCCTGCTGGGCTTCGCCGTGGCCTCGCACCAGCCGGGGCTGCCCGTCCACTCGCCGGCCACGCACTGCGCGCTCACGCTGCAGGCGCTGCCCGCGGACCGCCCGCCCGCCGACCCGCGCCAGctccgcgccgccgcccgcgccgccCTGCGCGCCTGCTGCGTCCGCCGCC AGGCGCGGGTGAAGGTGATGGCGCAGTTCTCGCCAGAGTGCGCcgtggtgctgctggagcacctGGACACGCCGGTGACGCGGTTCCTGCTGAGCCACCCGCCACTGGCGCGGTTCCTTGAGCCGCAG aaaaaggaagatcccAACTTCACACCAGAAGATGCTGTCCTGGCATCTGTTGGCATTGTGAAGTGTAGCCCCgaccatgggctgcaggtgtcGGAGAGCATGGCCCTGGCCCTGGAGGAGCTGATCCAAGCGTGCTGCG CGGAAGACGAAGGTGTCCCTGTGGTGCTGGTGTGTGGCCCAAAAAACACTGGGAAATCAACATTTAACAGATACTTGATTAATCTGTTACTGAATCG ccttccctcGGTTGAGTACATGGAATGTGACATAGGTCAAACGGAATTTACACCTCCTGGGTGCGTGTCTCTAAGTAACGTAACGGAGCCAATTCTCG GTCCACCCTTCACTCATCAACAAATGCCACGTAAGATGGTGTATTATGGACAGACTAGTTGTGAGCAGGACACAGAAAGATACCTTGATGTCGTGAAGTATGTGTTCAGCTCCTACAAGAAGGAAGTGCCTTTAGTCATCAACACCATGGGCTGGGTGAAAG GTGAGGGTTTGCTGCTTCTGATTGATATCATTCGGCTGTTGTCACCCAGTCACATTGTGCAGATGGATGTGTATGAGTGGAAAGCCATGGCCCCGCTCACCCCAGAGCACGTTCACCTCACTGCTGGCCTGTACACCAAAGGCAAACAGCAAGGCAAGCACAAGCAGATGGGTGTGGGTGGAGCAGAGAACTGGACGTCCTCTGAAGAGGAGGGAGATGCCTCAGCTCCTGAGTACAAGCTGCTGTATGTCCACCCAGAATTTCCTCGAGCAGGGGTTGCAGGTGAAGT GCGAGTGCACAGTAGCATCCTGCGTGACATGTCCATCCTGGGCTACCTGGGCCAGCTGCAGTCCCCAGACATAGGGGCAGTGATTCCGCTGCACGGTCTTGTGCCCTATCAG gtGCCTTTCAGTGCTGTAGCACTCAGGGTTATCCACACAGATGTTGCTCCTTCCAACATCATGTATGCAGTGAATGCCAGCTGGGTTGGGCTCTGCAGGATTCCCGATGAAATCAGATGCCAGACAGATGGGCCGGTCCTGCTGACACAGACACCGGTCTGTGATTGCCTCGGCTTCG GAATTGTCCGAGGGGTTGAGATGGAGAAGAAGCTTTACCACATTCTGACACCAGTGCCTCCGGAGAACCTGAGACTAGTGAATTGTCTGCTCCTTGGAAATATTGCTATCCCAAACTGTGTTCTTGTGGGCCAG caaGGAGTTGAGGGAGAGATTCCCTATGTCACATCTGATTATAACTATAGCATCTTGGGATCTGGgaagctgaaaaagaagaagcaaTCCAAGAGAAGGCAGTACACCTTCGAGTGTGATTATGCCTAA